GACTTGCATCAAAGAGTGGAAGATTTGATTAAGTCCGAAGAACGAATATTCGCGTTTGATCAGTTTTGGGTTGATCAGCAAAAAACACCATGTTCTGGCCTTTCCGGACTACCTCCTCTATCGGTGTCGATCTGGGGACGGCGAACACCCTGATGTACGTGTCAGGCAAGGGAATCGTTCTCGATGAACCCTCCGTTGTCGCTCTTGATTTAGAGCGAGGCATCCCACTGGAGGTGGGAGAAGGCGCAAAACGCATGATCGGCAAAACCCCGAAAGCGATTCAGGCGATTCGTCCCCTGCGCGATGGCGTCATTGCTGATTACGCCGCCGCCGAGCTCATGATCCAAACCTTCATGCGCCGCGGTAATGCCGGCAAGTCCACCGCTCCTCGGATGGTGGTCGGCATCCCGAGCAGCATCACCGATGTAGAGCGCCGGGCGGTCCGTGAAGCCGGCATCATCGGCTCCAAAGAGGTCTATCTGATCGATGAAACCGTGGCCGCCGCGATCGGTGCGGGCCTTCCCATCACCGAACCCGTCGGCAGCATGATTGTCGACATCGGCGGTGGCACCACCGACGTCGCCGTCTTGAGCCTCGGCTCTCCCGTGGAGAGCGAATCGATCCGGATTGCCGGTGATGAAATCACCGAGAGCATCGCTGATTACCTCAAAAAGACCTATGGCCTGGTGATCGGTGAAGCCACCGCCGAGAAGGTCAAGATCAGCATTGGTTCTGCCCATGCCAATGCCCGCAATGATGATCGCCACATGGAGGTGAGCGGTTTCAACAACCGCACCGGATTGCCCGAAAGCATCACCGTCACCGCCGGTGAAATCCGTGAGGCGATTCAGCAGCCCCTTGGCGCCATCGTCGACACGATTAAGCGCGTCCTGGAGAGCACTCCCCCTGAGCTCGCCGCCGACGTTCACGCCCGCGGCATCGTGCTGGCCGGTGGCGGTGCCTTGATCCCCGGGATCAGCGATCTGATCACGGAGTCCACCGGTATCTTCACCATCGTTGCCGATGATCCGCTCCACTGCGTCGTCAATGGCTGCGGTCAGGTGGTGGACGACTGGAAGAACCTCAAGCGCTGCACCAGCGCTGATTCCTGAGGTTCTCTTAAGCCTCAAGCCATGGCCCCGGAAACCCCGGGGCTTTTTTGTGTCTCAGCTGGCGTTAGCGATGGCGAGCAGCGCCAGCAATTTGTCTTCCAATTGGTTGATGCGGCTCCATTGCGCAGTGCCCATCGTGCTGGGGGCCAGTTCAGCGCGCAGGTCGTCCAACAGGCTCAAGCTTTCCTGAGTGGTCATCTGGAGCGACGTCGTCTTGATCTTCATCAAGGATCCGCAGTCGAGCCCATCAAACAAGTCCCGAAGGCGGCGTCAAGGGCG
This DNA window, taken from Synechococcus sp. LTW-R, encodes the following:
- a CDS encoding rod shape-determining protein, which encodes MFWPFRTTSSIGVDLGTANTLMYVSGKGIVLDEPSVVALDLERGIPLEVGEGAKRMIGKTPKAIQAIRPLRDGVIADYAAAELMIQTFMRRGNAGKSTAPRMVVGIPSSITDVERRAVREAGIIGSKEVYLIDETVAAAIGAGLPITEPVGSMIVDIGGGTTDVAVLSLGSPVESESIRIAGDEITESIADYLKKTYGLVIGEATAEKVKISIGSAHANARNDDRHMEVSGFNNRTGLPESITVTAGEIREAIQQPLGAIVDTIKRVLESTPPELAADVHARGIVLAGGGALIPGISDLITESTGIFTIVADDPLHCVVNGCGQVVDDWKNLKRCTSADS